One part of the Muntiacus reevesi chromosome 18, mMunRee1.1, whole genome shotgun sequence genome encodes these proteins:
- the UNC45B gene encoding protein unc-45 homolog B isoform X1, whose protein sequence is MAEAEAMQLKEEGNQHFQLQDYKAATKSYSQALKLTKDKALLATLYRNRAACGLKTESYVQAASDASRAIDINSSDIKALYRRCQALEHLGKLDQAFKDVQRCATLEPQNQSFQETLRRLNASIQDKLRVQFSTDSRVQTMFEILLDRNSEADKLEKAANNLIVLGREEAGAERIFQNNGVALLMQLLDTKRPELMLAAVRTLSGVCSSHRARATAILHAVRIDRICSLMAVENEEMSLAVCNLLQAIIDALSGEDKQEPRGKEEALVLDSKKDLKQITNHLLDMLISKKVSGQGRDQALNLLNKNVPRKDLAIHDNSRTIYVVDNGLRKILKVVGQVPDLPSCLPLTDNTRMLASILINKLYDDLRCDPERDHFRKICEEYITGTFDPQDMDKNVIAIQTVSGILQGPFDLGNQLLGLKGVMEMMVALCGSERETDQLVAVEALIHASTKLSRATFIITNGVSLLKEIYKTTKNEKIKIRALVGLCKLGSAGGTDYALRQFAEGSTEKLAKQCRKWLCNASIDTRTRKWAVEGLAYLTLDADVKDDFVQDIPALQAMFELAKTPDKTILYSVATTLVNCTNSYDVKEVIPELVQLAKFSKQHVPEEHPKDKKDFVDMRVKRLLKAGVTSALVCMVKADNAILTDQTKELLARVFLALCDNPKDRGTIVAQGGGKALIPLALEGTDVGKVKAAHALAKIAAVSNPDIAFPGERVYEVVRPLVSLLNTQRDGLQNYEALLGLTNLSGRSDKLRKKIVKEKALPDIENYMFENHDQLRQAATECMCNMVVNTEVQERFLADGNDRLKLVVLLCGEDDDKVQNAAAGALAMLTAAHKKLCFKMTEVTTQWLEILQRLCLHDRLSVQHRGLVIAYNLLAADAELAKKLVESELLEILTVVGKQEPDEKRAAVVQTARECLIKCMDYGFIKPVS, encoded by the exons ATGGCCGAGGCGGAAGCGATGCAGCTGAAGGAGGAAGGGAACCAGCACTTCCAGCTCCAGGACTACAAGGCCGCCACCAAGAGCTACAGCCAGGCCCTGAAGCTGACCAAGGATAAGGCCCTGCTGGCCACGCTCTATCGGAACCGGGCGGCCTGTGGCCTGAAAACG GAGAGCTATGTTCAGGCGGCTTCCGATGCCTCGAGAG CCATTGACATCAACTCCTCGGACATCAAGGCTCTGTACCGGCGATGCCAGGCATTGGAGCACCTGGGCAAGCTGGACCAGGCCTTCAAGGACGTGCAGCGCTGTGCCACCCTGGAGCCACAGAACCAGAGCTTCCAGGAGACACTGAGGAGACTCAACGCCAGCATCCAGGACAAG cTCCGGGTGCAGTTCTCCACTGACTCGAGGGTTCAGACGATGTTTGAGATTCTCCTGGACAGGAACAGTGAAGCGGATAAACTGGAGAAG GCCGCCAACAACCTCATTGTCCTCGGCCGTGAAGAAGCAGGGGCGGAGAGGATCTTCCAGAACAACGGCGTGGCCCTGCTGATGCAGCTTTTGGACACGAAGAGGCCTGAGCTGATGCTGGCTGCAGTGCGAACACTGTCGGGCGTGTGCAGTAGCCACCGAGCTAGG GCCACAGCAATCCTCCACGCAGTCCGGATAGACCGAATCTGCAGCCTCATGGCCGTGGAGAACGAGGAGATGTCTCTGGCCGTCTGCAACCTGCTCCAGGCCATCATCGATGCTCTGTCTGGGGAGGACAAACAAGAGCCTCGGGGGAAGGAAGAGGCCCTGGTTCTGG ACTCCAAGAAGGACCTGAAGCAGATCACCAACCACCTGCTTGACATGCTGATCAGTAAGAAGGTGTCTGGCCAGGGCAGGGATCAGGCCCTGAACCTGCTCAACAAGAACGTCCCCAGGAAAGATCTCGCCATTCACGATAACTCCCGCACCATCTACGTGGTTGATAACG GCCTACGGAAGATCCTGAAGGTGGTGGGGCAGGTCCCAGATCTGCCATCCTGCCTGCCCCTGACCGACAACACCCGCATGCTGGCCTCGATCCTCATCAACAAGCTCTACGACGACCTGCGCTGTGACCCCGAGCGCGATCACTTCCGCAAGATCTGCGAGGAGTATATCAC GGGCACGTTTGACCCCCAGGACATGGACAAGAACGTGATTGCCATCCAGACGGTGTCGGGGATCCTGCAGGGCCCCTTTGACCTGGGCAATCAGCTGCTGGGACTGAAAGGTGTGATGGAGATGATGGTGGCGCTGTGCGGCTCGGAGCGTGAGACGGACCAGCTGGTGGCCGTGGAGGCCCTCATCCACGCCTCCACCAAGCTCAGCCGTGCCACCTTCATCATCACCAACGGTGTGTCGCTGCTCAAAGAGATCTACAAGACCACCAAAAACGAGAAGATCAAGATCCGCGCGCTGGTG GGACTCTGTAAACTCGGCTCGGCAGGCGGCACAGATTACGCTCTCAGGCAGTTTGCTGAAGGCTCGACAGAGAAGCTGGCCAAACAGTGTCGCAA GTGGCTGTGCAATGCATCCATAGACACCCGGACCCGGAAATGGGCGGTGGAGGGCCTGGCCTACCTCACGCTGGACGCCGACGTGAAGGACGACTTTGTTCAGGATATCCCTGCCCTGCAGGCCATGTTCGAGCTGGCCAAG ACTCCCGACAAGACCATCCTGTACTCCGTGGCCACCACCCTGGTGAATTGCACCAACAGCTACGATGTCAAGGAGGTCATCCCCGAGCTGGTGCAGCTGGCCAAGTTCTCCAAGCAGCATGTGCCCGAGGAGCACCCCAAG GACAAGAAGGACTTTGTGGACATGCGAGTGAAGCGGCTTCTGAAGGCTGGTGTCACCTCGGCGCTGGTTTGCATGGTGAAAGCAGACAATGCCATCCTCACCGACCAGACCAAAGAGCTGCTGGCCAG GGTATTCCTGGCACTGTGCGACAACCCAAAGGACCGAGGTACCATTGTGGCTCAAGGTGGTGGTAAG GCCCTGATTCCCCTGGCTTTGGAGGGCACAGACGTGGGCAAGGTGAAGGCAGCCCACGCCCTCGCGAAGATCGCTGCGGTCTCCAACCCAGACATCGCCTTCCCCGGGGAGCGG GTGTACGAGGTGGTGCGGCCCCTCGTGAGTCTCCTGAACACACAGCGGGATGGCCTCCAGAACTACGAGGCTCTCCTAGGCCTCACCAACCTGTCTGGGCGGAGTGACAAGCTCCG GAAGAAGATCGTTAAGGAGAAGGCCTTGCCGGACATTGAGAACTACATGTTTGAGAATCATGACCAGCTGCGGCAGGCGGCCACGGAGTGCATGTGCAACATGGTGGTGAACACGGAG GTACAGGAGAGGTTCCTGGCCGATGGCAACGACCGGCTGAAGCTGGTGGTGCTGCTCTGTGGCGAGGATGACGACAAGGTGCAGAATGCGGCTGCGGGGGCCCTGGCCATGCTGACAGCAGCTCATAAGAAATTGTGCTTCAAGATGACTGAAGTG acaACTCAGTGGTTGGAGATTCTACAGCGGCTTTGCTTGCATGACCGGCTATCAGTTCAACACCGGGGCCTGGTCATTGCCTACAACCTGCTGGCGGCTGATGCTGAGTTGGCCAAGAAGCTGGTGGAGAGTGAGCTGCTGGAGATCCTGACCGTGGTGGGCAAGCAAGAGCCGGATGAGAAGCGGGCAGCGGTGGTTCAGACAGCTCGGGAATGTCTCATCAAATGCATGGATTATGGCTTCATTAAACCAGTGTCTTAG
- the UNC45B gene encoding protein unc-45 homolog B isoform X2, with translation MFEILLDRNSEADKLEKAANNLIVLGREEAGAERIFQNNGVALLMQLLDTKRPELMLAAVRTLSGVCSSHRARATAILHAVRIDRICSLMAVENEEMSLAVCNLLQAIIDALSGEDKQEPRGKEEALVLDSKKDLKQITNHLLDMLISKKVSGQGRDQALNLLNKNVPRKDLAIHDNSRTIYVVDNGLRKILKVVGQVPDLPSCLPLTDNTRMLASILINKLYDDLRCDPERDHFRKICEEYITGTFDPQDMDKNVIAIQTVSGILQGPFDLGNQLLGLKGVMEMMVALCGSERETDQLVAVEALIHASTKLSRATFIITNGVSLLKEIYKTTKNEKIKIRALVGLCKLGSAGGTDYALRQFAEGSTEKLAKQCRKWLCNASIDTRTRKWAVEGLAYLTLDADVKDDFVQDIPALQAMFELAKTPDKTILYSVATTLVNCTNSYDVKEVIPELVQLAKFSKQHVPEEHPKDKKDFVDMRVKRLLKAGVTSALVCMVKADNAILTDQTKELLARVFLALCDNPKDRGTIVAQGGGKALIPLALEGTDVGKVKAAHALAKIAAVSNPDIAFPGERVYEVVRPLVSLLNTQRDGLQNYEALLGLTNLSGRSDKLRKKIVKEKALPDIENYMFENHDQLRQAATECMCNMVVNTEVQERFLADGNDRLKLVVLLCGEDDDKVQNAAAGALAMLTAAHKKLCFKMTEVTTQWLEILQRLCLHDRLSVQHRGLVIAYNLLAADAELAKKLVESELLEILTVVGKQEPDEKRAAVVQTARECLIKCMDYGFIKPVS, from the exons ATGTTTGAGATTCTCCTGGACAGGAACAGTGAAGCGGATAAACTGGAGAAG GCCGCCAACAACCTCATTGTCCTCGGCCGTGAAGAAGCAGGGGCGGAGAGGATCTTCCAGAACAACGGCGTGGCCCTGCTGATGCAGCTTTTGGACACGAAGAGGCCTGAGCTGATGCTGGCTGCAGTGCGAACACTGTCGGGCGTGTGCAGTAGCCACCGAGCTAGG GCCACAGCAATCCTCCACGCAGTCCGGATAGACCGAATCTGCAGCCTCATGGCCGTGGAGAACGAGGAGATGTCTCTGGCCGTCTGCAACCTGCTCCAGGCCATCATCGATGCTCTGTCTGGGGAGGACAAACAAGAGCCTCGGGGGAAGGAAGAGGCCCTGGTTCTGG ACTCCAAGAAGGACCTGAAGCAGATCACCAACCACCTGCTTGACATGCTGATCAGTAAGAAGGTGTCTGGCCAGGGCAGGGATCAGGCCCTGAACCTGCTCAACAAGAACGTCCCCAGGAAAGATCTCGCCATTCACGATAACTCCCGCACCATCTACGTGGTTGATAACG GCCTACGGAAGATCCTGAAGGTGGTGGGGCAGGTCCCAGATCTGCCATCCTGCCTGCCCCTGACCGACAACACCCGCATGCTGGCCTCGATCCTCATCAACAAGCTCTACGACGACCTGCGCTGTGACCCCGAGCGCGATCACTTCCGCAAGATCTGCGAGGAGTATATCAC GGGCACGTTTGACCCCCAGGACATGGACAAGAACGTGATTGCCATCCAGACGGTGTCGGGGATCCTGCAGGGCCCCTTTGACCTGGGCAATCAGCTGCTGGGACTGAAAGGTGTGATGGAGATGATGGTGGCGCTGTGCGGCTCGGAGCGTGAGACGGACCAGCTGGTGGCCGTGGAGGCCCTCATCCACGCCTCCACCAAGCTCAGCCGTGCCACCTTCATCATCACCAACGGTGTGTCGCTGCTCAAAGAGATCTACAAGACCACCAAAAACGAGAAGATCAAGATCCGCGCGCTGGTG GGACTCTGTAAACTCGGCTCGGCAGGCGGCACAGATTACGCTCTCAGGCAGTTTGCTGAAGGCTCGACAGAGAAGCTGGCCAAACAGTGTCGCAA GTGGCTGTGCAATGCATCCATAGACACCCGGACCCGGAAATGGGCGGTGGAGGGCCTGGCCTACCTCACGCTGGACGCCGACGTGAAGGACGACTTTGTTCAGGATATCCCTGCCCTGCAGGCCATGTTCGAGCTGGCCAAG ACTCCCGACAAGACCATCCTGTACTCCGTGGCCACCACCCTGGTGAATTGCACCAACAGCTACGATGTCAAGGAGGTCATCCCCGAGCTGGTGCAGCTGGCCAAGTTCTCCAAGCAGCATGTGCCCGAGGAGCACCCCAAG GACAAGAAGGACTTTGTGGACATGCGAGTGAAGCGGCTTCTGAAGGCTGGTGTCACCTCGGCGCTGGTTTGCATGGTGAAAGCAGACAATGCCATCCTCACCGACCAGACCAAAGAGCTGCTGGCCAG GGTATTCCTGGCACTGTGCGACAACCCAAAGGACCGAGGTACCATTGTGGCTCAAGGTGGTGGTAAG GCCCTGATTCCCCTGGCTTTGGAGGGCACAGACGTGGGCAAGGTGAAGGCAGCCCACGCCCTCGCGAAGATCGCTGCGGTCTCCAACCCAGACATCGCCTTCCCCGGGGAGCGG GTGTACGAGGTGGTGCGGCCCCTCGTGAGTCTCCTGAACACACAGCGGGATGGCCTCCAGAACTACGAGGCTCTCCTAGGCCTCACCAACCTGTCTGGGCGGAGTGACAAGCTCCG GAAGAAGATCGTTAAGGAGAAGGCCTTGCCGGACATTGAGAACTACATGTTTGAGAATCATGACCAGCTGCGGCAGGCGGCCACGGAGTGCATGTGCAACATGGTGGTGAACACGGAG GTACAGGAGAGGTTCCTGGCCGATGGCAACGACCGGCTGAAGCTGGTGGTGCTGCTCTGTGGCGAGGATGACGACAAGGTGCAGAATGCGGCTGCGGGGGCCCTGGCCATGCTGACAGCAGCTCATAAGAAATTGTGCTTCAAGATGACTGAAGTG acaACTCAGTGGTTGGAGATTCTACAGCGGCTTTGCTTGCATGACCGGCTATCAGTTCAACACCGGGGCCTGGTCATTGCCTACAACCTGCTGGCGGCTGATGCTGAGTTGGCCAAGAAGCTGGTGGAGAGTGAGCTGCTGGAGATCCTGACCGTGGTGGGCAAGCAAGAGCCGGATGAGAAGCGGGCAGCGGTGGTTCAGACAGCTCGGGAATGTCTCATCAAATGCATGGATTATGGCTTCATTAAACCAGTGTCTTAG